The Coffea arabica cultivar ET-39 chromosome 4e, Coffea Arabica ET-39 HiFi, whole genome shotgun sequence genome includes a window with the following:
- the LOC113742591 gene encoding diacylglycerol kinase 1 — protein sequence MEDYRESEFQLPSWISKNPSDMGESRLFVLSCFIAGLVGILTIFYTAFQWRRNINLSWMKAISRSKKNPKARTKVPVAPHTWILESGYRGKSLNCCVCLKSMSPSQALGPIGASDSFIHRCSICGSAAHLSCSSNAHKDCKCVSMLGYEQVMHQWALRWADVMDQPDESSFCSYCEEPCSSSFLGGSPIWCCLWCQRLVHVDCHGSFSNDSGDICDLGPFSRLILSPLFVKELNRTSAGRILSSITHGANEIASSVRASIRSQGKKHKHNHEATADKGNSSVISDASTESAADSPRVNGLHGVEENCNNGVSPDSADVQQNGGVKKMESQPSFKRSSSINQKDELHLARMRQSYELVDLPSDARPLLVFINKKSGAQRGDSLRQRLNILLNPVQVFELSSAQGPEVGLYLFRRVPHFRVLVCGGDGTVGWVLNAIDKQNFVSPLPMAILPAGTGNDLARVLSWGGGLGSVERQGGLCTLLNHIENAAVTILDRWKVSILNQQGKPLQAPKFMNNYLGVGCDAKVALDIHNLREENPEKFYNQFMNKVLYAREGARSIMDRTFADFPWQVRVEVDGVEIEVPEDAEGVLVANIGSYMGGVDLWQNEDETEDNFDPQSMHDKMLEVVSISGTWHLGKLQVGLSRARRLAQGQSIKIQLFAALPVQIDGEPWFQRTCTLAISHHGQAFMLRRAAEEPLGHAAAIITDVLENAESNHVINASQKRSLLQEMALRLS from the exons ATGGAGGACTATAGGGAGTCTGAGTTCCAGCTTCCCAGCTGGATCAGCAAAAATCCATCTGATATGGGAGAGTCTCGCCTCTTTGTCCTCTCTTGCTTTATTGCTGGTTTGGTAGGAATTTTGACAATATTCTACACAGCTTTCCAGTGGAGAAGAAATATCAATTTGAGTTGGATGAAAGCCATTTCCAGGTCAAAGAAGAACCCAAAAGCAAGAACCAAGGTTCCTGTGGCCCCTCATACATGGATTTTGGAATCTGGATATCGTGGGAAAAGTTTAAACTGCTGCGTGTGCTTAAAATCCATGTCACCTTCACAAGCTCTTGGTCCCATTGGGGCTTCAGATAGTTTTATTCATCGTTGCAGCATATGTGGTTCAGCAGCTCATCTTAGCTGCTCCTCAAATGCACATAAGGATTGCAAGTGTGTGTCTATGCTTGGATATGAGCAAGTGATGCATCAGTGGGCATTGCGCTGGGCAGATGTTATGGATCAACCTGATGAATCATCTTTCTGTAGCTATTGTGAAGAGCCATGCAGTAGTTCTTTTCTTGGTGGCTCCCCTATATGGTGTTGTTTATGGTGTCAGCGCTTGGTACATGTTGACTGTCACGGTAGTTTCTCTAATGACAGTGGTGACATTTGCGATTTGGGCCCTTTTAGCAGACTTATTCTATCACCTCTTTTTGTTAAGGAATTGAATAGGACTTCTGCAGGTCGAATTTTAAGCTCTATTACACATGGTGCCAATGAGATTGCGTCATCTGTCCGTGCCAGTATAAGAAGTCAAGGTAAaaaacataaacacaatcaTGAAGCCACTGCAGACAAAGGTAATAGTAGTGTTATCAGTGACGCATCCACAGAAAGCGCAGCTGATAGTCCACGAGTTAATGGTTTGCACGGAGTGGAGGAAAACTGCAACAATGGTGTAAGCCCAGACAGTGCAGATGTGCAACAGAATGGTGGAGTAAAAAAGATGGAGTCCCAGCCTAGCTTTAAAAGAAGTTCATCAATCAATCAAAAGGATGAGTTGCATTTAGCTAGGATGAGACAAAGCTATGAATTGGTTGATTTGCCTTCAGATGCAAGACCATTGCTAGTGTTCATAAATAAGAAGAGCGGAGCCCAAAGGGGAGATTCACTGCGTCAGCGACTGAACATTCTACTGAATCCTGTTCAA GTTTTCGAGCTTAGCTCTGCACAGGGACCTGAAGTTGGTTTATATTTATTTAGAAGGGTACCCCACTTCAGAGTCCTTGTTTGTGGAGGAGATGGCACTGTTGGCTGGGTTTTGAATGCCATCGACAAGCAAAATTTTGTTTCTCCTCTGCCTATGGCTATTCTTCCTGCAGGAACTGGAAATGATTTGGCTCGAGTTCTTTCATGGGGTGGGGGTCTAGGTTCAGTTGAGAGACAAGGAGGCCTTTGCACATTATTAAATCACATAGAAAATGCGGCGGTTACCATTCTTGATCGATGGAAGGTTTCAATTTTAAACCAACAGGGAAAACCACTGCAAGCTCCAAAGTTCATGAATAACTATCTTG GGGTTGGTTGTGATGCTAAGGTTGCCTTGGACATACATAATCTGAGAGAGGAAAATCCGGAAAAGTTTTATAACCAG TTCATGAATAAAGTTCTTTATGCAAGAGAAGGGGCAAGAAGTATTATGGACAGGACCTTTGCAGATTTTCCCTGGCAAGTTCGTGTGGAAGTTGACGGTGTTGAGATTGAGGTCCCTGAG GATGCTGAAGGTGTTCTAGTTGCAAACATTGGAAGCTATATGGGTGGAGTAGACTTGTGGCAAAATGAGGATGAAACAGAAGATAATTTTGATCCTCAATCAATGCATGATAAGATGCTCGAGGTTGTAAGCATTTCAGGAACATGGCATCTTGGAAAGCTCCAG GTTGGTCTTTCCAGGGCACGTAGACTTGCTCAGGGGCAATCCATCAAGATCCAGCTGTTTGCTGCATTGCCTGTACAAATAGATGGAGAACCATGGTTTCAGCGAACGTGTACATTGGCTATATCACACCACGGACAG GCTTTTATGTTGAGAAGAGCAGCAGAAGAACCTCTTGGTCATGCGGCAGCCATAATTACTGATGTGCTTGAAAATGCTGAATCCAACCATGTAATTAATGCATCACAAAAGCGATCGCTTCTTCAAGAAATGGCACTGAGACTGTCCTAG